One Candidatus Omnitrophota bacterium genomic window, ATAAATTTTGATCTTACGGGAAGCTTGTATGCGGCAAGCCTGAAACACTGCCTGGCGAATTCTTCAGGGACACCGCCCATTTCAAATAAAATCCTTCCTCTTTTTACGACTGCTACCCAGTGGCTCAGGTCTCCCTTGCCTTTTCCCATTCTTACTTCGGCAGGCTTCTTAGTAATTGACTTATCGGGAAATATCCTTATCCACAATTTTCCGCCTTTGTTCAGCTGCCTTGCCAGGACAACCCTTACTGCTTCTATTTGATTATTTTTAATCCAGCCGTTAGCAAGTGCTTTGAGGCCAAATTCACCAAAGGCTAATTCCGAACCAGCGACTGCAATCCCTCTGCGGTTGCCTTTTTGTAATTTTCTATATTTAACTCTTTTAGGCATTAATACCATAGTTAACTCCCGATATTAGGCTTAGCTGTTTCCTGTGACTCTTCTTTATCCTCAGCTATTTGAGTACTCAAGCTGGCGCCTCTAGCCAGAAGCACATCTCCTTTATAAAGCCACACCTTTACGCCTATAAGGCCATAGGTAGTTAAAGCCTCGGCAAATCCATAATCAATATCTGCCCTAAGGGTCTGCAGAGGAACCTTGCCCTGTTTATAAGTCTCTGTCCTTGACATCTCTGCTCCGTTTAACCTTCCGGAACATGTTACTTTTATACCTTTAGCACCTGAAGAAAGGGATTGTTCCATTGCGCGTTTTACAGCCCTTCTAAAAGCTACTCTCTTTTCAATCTGTAGAGATACATTCTCGGCAACCAGCTGGGCATCAATGCCGGGATTCTTTACTTCTTCAATATCAATTGAAATTTCTCTTTTTACCATGGCGTTCAAGTCTTCTCTTAGCCGCTCTATATCAGCACCATGGCGCCCGATTATTATACCGGGCCTGGCGCTTAAAATCCTGATCTTAATCCTTTCGGCAAGCCTTTCAATTATAATTTTTGAAATAGCTGCCTGCTTAAAACGCTTCTTTATAAACTTGCGTATATTGAAATCTTCTTTTATAAACGTGGCATAATCTTTGGGTTTAGCAAACCAACGGCTATGCCATGTCCTGATAAAACCTACCCTCAATACGAACGGATTTACTTTCTGCCCCATTAATTATTCTCCTGCTTAATATCTAACTCGATTTTTATATGACAAGTCCTCTTTTTTATCGGGCTTGCCCTTCCGAAAGCGGCTGCCTTGTATCTTTTCCATGATGGGCCAATATTGCAGACTGCTTTTGAGATATATAACTGCTCTTGCTTAATCCCTTTTACTTTTGCATTTGCTATCGCCTGTTTAAGTATTTTAATCAGGAATTCCTTCGCTCTTTTATTCAAATTTGACAAGATAGCCAAGGCATCGGTAGCATCTTCTTTGCGTATAAGCTCCAAAACCTGCCTGACTTTACGGCTTGACATCCTGACATATCTTGATTCGGCTTTTGCTATCATCTTTGTTTATTATGTTTTTTCCGGCGCCTTCTTCGCCTTAACTCCACCATGTTTCCTGAAAATCCTTGTCGGTGCGAATTCTCCGAGTTTATGGCCTACCATATTCTCAGTGACAAATACAGGTGCGTGCTTTTTGCCATCGTAAACCGCAAAGGTCAACCCTACAAAATCAGGTATTATTGTAGAGCGCCTTGACCAAGTTTTTATTGCTAACCTTTGGCCTGAACGCCTTGCTCTATCCGCTTTTTTTACCAATTTTTCTTCTACGAACGGGCCTTTTTTTAATGATCTGGGCATTTTTATTTCCTTCTCTTTACGATAAATTTGTTGGAATACCTTTTATCAAGCCTGGTCTTATAACCTTTTGTGGGCTTGCCCCAGGGTGTTACAGGATGAGGATTGCCTTGCCCTGATTTTCCTTCGCCGCCACCGTGCGGGTGGTCAACAGGATTCATAGCCGCGCCTCTTACCGTAGGCCTTACACCGGCCCAACGTGCCCTGCCGGCTTTACCTATGCTTATAGCCTCGTGTTCTATATTGCCAATTTGGCCGATAGTGGCATGACAATCAAGGTTTATTAATCTGATTTCGCCTGACGGAAGCTTAACTTGGGCGTATTCGCCTTCTTTAGCCATGATCTGAGCGCTTGCTCCAGCGCTTCTTACGATCTGGCCGCCCTTACCTTTAAAAAGCTCAACATTATGTATCATCGTACCGGTTGGTATATATCTAAGCAACAGGCTGTTGCCGGTTTTAATCTCCACATCCTTTTGCTTTGTGGCTATTATTTCATCGTTAACATTAAGCCCGACAGGAGCTAAAATATATTTTTTGATCTTATTATTGTATTCAACTAATGCTATTCTTGCAGAACGGTTAGGATCGTATTCGATAGCGATAACTTTTGCCGGTATGTCATAAATA contains:
- a CDS encoding 50S ribosomal protein L16; this translates as MVLMPKRVKYRKLQKGNRRGIAVAGSELAFGEFGLKALANGWIKNNQIEAVRVVLARQLNKGGKLWIRIFPDKSITKKPAEVRMGKGKGDLSHWVAVVKRGRILFEMGGVPEEFARQCFRLAAYKLPVRSKFITRTHK
- a CDS encoding 30S ribosomal protein S3, which gives rise to MGQKVNPFVLRVGFIRTWHSRWFAKPKDYATFIKEDFNIRKFIKKRFKQAAISKIIIERLAERIKIRILSARPGIIIGRHGADIERLREDLNAMVKREISIDIEEVKNPGIDAQLVAENVSLQIEKRVAFRRAVKRAMEQSLSSGAKGIKVTCSGRLNGAEMSRTETYKQGKVPLQTLRADIDYGFAEALTTYGLIGVKVWLYKGDVLLARGASLSTQIAEDKEESQETAKPNIGS
- a CDS encoding 50S ribosomal protein L22; amino-acid sequence: MIAKAESRYVRMSSRKVRQVLELIRKEDATDALAILSNLNKRAKEFLIKILKQAIANAKVKGIKQEQLYISKAVCNIGPSWKRYKAAAFGRASPIKKRTCHIKIELDIKQENN
- a CDS encoding 30S ribosomal protein S19, coding for MPRSLKKGPFVEEKLVKKADRARRSGQRLAIKTWSRRSTIIPDFVGLTFAVYDGKKHAPVFVTENMVGHKLGEFAPTRIFRKHGGVKAKKAPEKT
- a CDS encoding 50S ribosomal protein L2 translates to MGIKKYRPVTPSRRWITGSDFAEITKSTPEKSLIAPLKRKGGRNSSGRLTVRHQGGGHKRMLRLIDFRRDIYDIPAKVIAIEYDPNRSARIALVEYNNKIKKYILAPVGLNVNDEIIATKQKDVEIKTGNSLLLRYIPTGTMIHNVELFKGKGGQIVRSAGASAQIMAKEGEYAQVKLPSGEIRLINLDCHATIGQIGNIEHEAISIGKAGRARWAGVRPTVRGAAMNPVDHPHGGGEGKSGQGNPHPVTPWGKPTKGYKTRLDKRYSNKFIVKRRK